From Vibrio crassostreae, one genomic window encodes:
- a CDS encoding L,D-transpeptidase family protein — protein MLAKYFCGLLVLVSVHAWSYTSSDESRFIPADSELSFMLIYPELTQSIYQDTSFPILWDSPELVKAFEFQLSLLEQAQMAPLFERQLKQIRHYQSYAQWQELDILLTDTFIYYLSYVENAPLAGKEWYFSGKLHSKLPAPSPHILMRLKSSVANDYLLEMVLSYAPPVGDFDQFKATYSVLETASELKIDRYRQKGLKRLGDSLSDKATLVERIALVGVDTSMIAVDFPKFDRDLQTAIKSFQRMHGLTDDGIIGPDTIKWINMGFDDRLTSLALNAERVRLWPRDRDSLIVVNVPSFDMKYWEDGEEVFESKVVVGRKSRKTPLLEINLDSVIVNPTWNVPWKIMVKDILPKVKADESYLETHNFQVIDGWRTMETVDTTEIDWQTINFNSFPYRMRQQAGSSNALGLYKFNTPNKRAIYLHDTPSKGLFNDDFRAYSSGCIRVEHAEELAELLFATKVRKVPNQNDDLAPNTKVRLKKRIPVHIIYQTVLFEEGGIQYRGDIYQYDKEGG, from the coding sequence ATGTTAGCGAAATACTTCTGTGGATTATTGGTGTTAGTTTCTGTGCACGCATGGAGCTATACGAGTTCTGACGAGAGCCGTTTCATTCCGGCTGATTCAGAGCTCTCTTTTATGCTGATTTATCCAGAGCTTACCCAGAGTATTTATCAAGACACTTCTTTTCCTATCCTTTGGGATTCGCCAGAACTGGTTAAAGCATTTGAATTTCAATTGTCGCTTCTCGAACAAGCTCAAATGGCACCGCTCTTTGAACGACAACTTAAGCAAATCCGTCACTATCAATCCTACGCTCAATGGCAAGAGTTGGACATATTACTTACCGACACCTTTATCTACTACCTAAGCTACGTTGAAAATGCGCCACTTGCCGGTAAGGAGTGGTACTTTTCGGGTAAGCTACATTCCAAATTACCAGCGCCTTCGCCCCATATTCTGATGAGACTGAAAAGCAGTGTCGCCAATGATTACTTATTGGAGATGGTGTTGTCTTACGCACCGCCAGTGGGGGATTTCGACCAATTCAAGGCGACTTATTCAGTTTTAGAAACCGCGTCCGAGCTCAAGATTGATCGGTACAGACAGAAAGGCTTGAAACGCTTGGGCGACTCGCTTTCAGACAAAGCGACTCTGGTTGAACGTATTGCCTTGGTCGGTGTTGATACTTCGATGATCGCGGTCGATTTCCCTAAGTTCGATCGAGATCTGCAAACGGCGATTAAGTCCTTCCAGCGTATGCACGGTCTTACAGACGATGGGATCATCGGCCCTGACACGATAAAGTGGATCAACATGGGCTTTGATGATCGATTAACCTCATTGGCTCTGAATGCTGAACGTGTTCGTTTGTGGCCAAGAGACCGAGATTCTCTCATCGTCGTTAACGTGCCGAGTTTTGACATGAAGTACTGGGAAGATGGCGAAGAGGTGTTTGAGTCTAAAGTCGTCGTGGGAAGAAAATCGCGAAAAACACCGCTTTTAGAGATAAACCTAGATTCTGTCATTGTAAACCCGACTTGGAATGTGCCATGGAAAATCATGGTTAAAGATATCCTGCCCAAAGTAAAAGCGGACGAAAGCTATTTAGAGACACACAACTTCCAAGTCATTGATGGCTGGCGTACCATGGAAACGGTCGATACCACCGAGATAGATTGGCAGACCATCAATTTCAATTCATTCCCATATCGAATGCGTCAACAGGCGGGTTCGAGTAATGCATTAGGTTTGTACAAGTTCAACACACCTAACAAAAGAGCGATTTATCTGCACGATACGCCAAGTAAAGGTCTGTTTAATGATGACTTCCGTGCTTATAGCTCAGGTTGCATACGTGTCGAACATGCAGAAGAACTTGCTGAGTTATTGTTTGCCACTAAGGTAAGGAAAGTACCGAACCAAAATGATGACCTTGCTCCGAACACTAAGGTTCGCCTCAAAAAGCGAATTCCTGTGCATATCATCTATCAAACCGTGTTGTTTGAAGAAGGGGGCATACAGTACCGTGGCGATATCTACCAATATGATAAAGAGGGTGGTTGA
- a CDS encoding DUF1513 domain-containing protein gives MVTDTTRRTLLKAALGCAAVPLLPFGCASRSGAVSSSSEPQLIGCALNGRGQYSAVVADEYGMPLSQLPIPDRGHGVAICPTSSHAVVFARRPGDYFMVFDYKNGQQIKMVVKGKNRHFYGHGVYSLDGKLLYATEGKTDSSQGVIGVYDVAQGYRKVEEFSGFGIGPHEVIIMPDGNLAIGVGGVHTDGRTPKNLDSMQPSLSYVSPEGVLLDQVELLDKKLSIRHLAHDGAETVLCGQQYRGEPDEYPSLLAMHTKGGQFESLNAEPEQWARFNHYIASIAASDDWIIATSPRGNCYGIWSKESKELVELSALSDASGAVLLDGEFRLSSGAGSVVSQRKPHEKSTQQSTVQWDNHWSSI, from the coding sequence ATGGTGACTGATACTACGCGAAGAACGCTACTCAAAGCTGCACTGGGTTGTGCAGCTGTTCCATTGCTTCCGTTTGGCTGCGCTAGTCGCTCTGGTGCTGTGAGCTCATCTAGTGAGCCTCAATTAATCGGTTGTGCGCTGAATGGGCGAGGTCAATATTCAGCGGTTGTGGCTGACGAATATGGAATGCCATTGAGTCAACTGCCGATTCCAGATCGTGGTCATGGCGTCGCGATTTGCCCAACCTCATCACATGCGGTGGTTTTTGCTCGTCGTCCTGGTGACTATTTTATGGTGTTTGACTATAAAAACGGTCAGCAGATCAAAATGGTCGTGAAAGGTAAGAACCGTCACTTCTATGGTCATGGCGTTTACTCATTAGATGGTAAGTTACTGTATGCCACTGAAGGGAAAACGGACAGCAGCCAAGGTGTGATTGGCGTTTACGATGTCGCGCAAGGCTATCGTAAGGTCGAAGAGTTCAGCGGTTTTGGTATTGGGCCTCATGAAGTGATCATCATGCCGGATGGTAATCTCGCGATCGGCGTTGGTGGCGTTCATACTGATGGTAGAACACCGAAAAACCTAGATTCGATGCAGCCGAGCTTGAGTTATGTTTCTCCTGAAGGTGTGTTACTTGATCAGGTTGAATTGTTGGATAAGAAGCTGAGCATTCGACACTTAGCCCATGATGGTGCTGAAACCGTGCTTTGTGGCCAGCAATATCGTGGTGAACCAGATGAGTATCCTTCGCTATTGGCGATGCATACTAAAGGCGGGCAGTTTGAATCACTGAACGCAGAGCCAGAGCAATGGGCAAGGTTCAATCACTATATCGCCAGTATTGCGGCGTCAGATGATTGGATTATTGCGACTTCGCCAAGAGGCAACTGCTACGGTATTTGGTCCAAAGAGAGTAAAGAGTTAGTCGAACTTTCTGCGCTATCTGATGCCTCTGGTGCCGTGTTACTTGATGGAGAGTTTCGACTCAGCTCTGGGGCGGGGAGTGTGGTTAGCCAGCGAAAGCCTCATGAGAAATCGACCCAGCAATCTACGGTTCAGTGGGATAACCACTGGTCGTCAATTTGA
- a CDS encoding imelysin family protein, with product MTHKFLLMPLSVLIMAGCQSSGEQTASFEVNGVSYQADTASHISRSVYQQEFDSAVLFAKQASELEVLMQGYCQTNSVELDTLKAQWQLTMNSWMALQGQERGPTAALEESWNVQFWPDKKNTTGLKMRQLTQQDKAWSQDEIAQQSVTVQGLGALEWSLYDEQSPLLQDKASGCLSSPAIAQNLAMKSASIAEAWQVNPWLALDEMRWESEYIALLTNQLDYSMKKLSRPMAKIGHPRPYFSESWRAQTSMTQLKANVAALQNLYLADGNGLDGLLREKGLNDLADRVADQFTLTLDTWPTDSSLFELLQSKEGYRDVLTQYNKLERLKYLIHEEVAIELGVVIGFNATDGD from the coding sequence ATGACACATAAATTTTTGTTAATGCCTTTGTCGGTATTAATCATGGCAGGCTGTCAATCATCGGGTGAGCAGACTGCTTCATTTGAGGTTAACGGTGTGTCCTATCAAGCCGACACGGCAAGTCATATTAGTCGCAGTGTCTATCAACAAGAGTTTGATTCTGCAGTTCTATTTGCCAAGCAAGCCAGTGAACTAGAAGTCTTGATGCAGGGTTACTGCCAAACCAATAGTGTTGAGCTTGATACGTTGAAAGCTCAGTGGCAGCTTACAATGAACAGTTGGATGGCACTACAAGGTCAAGAAAGAGGCCCAACAGCGGCACTGGAAGAGAGCTGGAATGTTCAGTTTTGGCCAGACAAAAAGAACACCACAGGTCTAAAGATGCGTCAGCTGACTCAGCAAGATAAAGCTTGGTCACAAGACGAAATTGCACAGCAAAGTGTGACCGTTCAGGGGCTTGGCGCCTTGGAGTGGTCTCTGTACGACGAGCAATCTCCACTGCTTCAAGACAAAGCTTCAGGCTGTCTATCTTCACCAGCTATCGCACAAAACTTGGCAATGAAATCGGCCTCTATTGCTGAAGCTTGGCAGGTTAACCCGTGGCTAGCGCTAGACGAGATGCGTTGGGAATCTGAATACATCGCTCTATTGACTAACCAGCTTGATTACAGCATGAAAAAGCTGAGTCGCCCGATGGCGAAAATTGGTCATCCGCGTCCTTACTTCTCAGAATCATGGCGTGCACAAACCTCGATGACTCAACTAAAAGCCAATGTAGCAGCACTTCAGAATTTGTACCTTGCCGATGGCAATGGCCTAGACGGCTTGTTGAGAGAGAAGGGCTTAAACGACCTTGCTGACCGTGTTGCTGACCAGTTCACATTGACGCTAGATACTTGGCCTACAGACTCAAGCTTGTTTGAGTTATTGCAGAGTAAAGAGGGCTACCGAGATGTGCTAACTCAATACAACAAACTAGAACGTTTGAAGTACCTGATTCATGAAGAAGTGGCGATAGAGCTTGGCGTGGTAATAGGATTTAATGCTACCGATGGTGACTGA
- a CDS encoding di-heme oxidoreductase family protein, which produces MKSYLSASLLTALFVLSPLHAHETYSGGKTTVKKEGANAFSLPAANLPMSKRLDFSVGNSFFRNPWVPAPSSTDARDGLGPLFNTNGCQNCHIKDGRGHAPEKGDENAVSMLVRLSIPAETPEQRQAFIRDGGIPEPTYGGQLQDFALQGVKPEGKVNISYTDVPVEFKDGTVVTLRKPTLKITELAFGEMHPKTEFSARVAPPMIGLGLLESIPQETILGFAKQQAADKQGVSGKANYVLDVRTNEIALGRFGWKAGQPNLMQQNAAAFNGDLGLTSSLFPNENCTSAQSTCDDFPNGGEPEVSDNILDFVEFYSQHLAVPIRRNVDDPAVVQGKKLFKDVGCQSCHQAEFRTAEREGLPALSNQLISPYTDMLLHDMGEGLADNRPEYLANGQEWRTTPLWGLGYTKEVNGHTFLLHDGRARNVMEAVLWHGGEAEMAKQNVLSLNAIEREALLAFLNSL; this is translated from the coding sequence ATGAAGTCGTATCTATCAGCCTCACTATTAACCGCACTGTTTGTCTTATCGCCATTACATGCCCATGAAACTTACTCTGGCGGCAAAACGACCGTTAAGAAAGAGGGGGCGAACGCTTTTTCCCTTCCCGCAGCCAACCTACCAATGAGTAAACGCTTAGATTTCAGCGTAGGCAACAGTTTCTTTAGAAACCCTTGGGTTCCCGCACCGTCATCAACTGATGCTCGTGATGGATTAGGACCACTATTTAACACCAACGGCTGCCAAAACTGCCACATCAAAGATGGTCGTGGTCACGCGCCAGAAAAGGGCGATGAGAACGCGGTATCCATGTTGGTTCGCTTGAGCATTCCGGCTGAAACGCCAGAGCAAAGACAAGCCTTTATTCGCGATGGTGGCATCCCAGAACCGACTTACGGTGGCCAGCTACAAGATTTCGCACTTCAAGGTGTTAAACCTGAGGGGAAAGTGAACATCAGTTATACCGATGTTCCTGTTGAATTTAAAGACGGCACGGTTGTTACTCTGCGTAAACCCACTTTAAAAATTACTGAGCTTGCGTTCGGTGAGATGCACCCTAAAACGGAATTCTCAGCTCGTGTTGCTCCGCCAATGATCGGTTTGGGTCTGCTCGAGAGTATTCCTCAAGAGACGATTCTTGGTTTCGCTAAGCAACAAGCAGCGGATAAACAGGGCGTATCGGGTAAAGCCAATTACGTTCTTGATGTTCGCACAAACGAAATAGCACTGGGTCGTTTCGGTTGGAAAGCCGGACAGCCAAATCTAATGCAGCAAAATGCAGCGGCATTTAATGGTGACTTAGGCCTAACAAGCAGCTTATTCCCGAACGAAAACTGCACATCTGCACAATCGACTTGTGATGATTTCCCAAATGGCGGTGAGCCAGAAGTCAGCGACAACATCCTAGATTTTGTTGAGTTCTATTCGCAGCACTTAGCAGTACCTATTCGTCGTAATGTTGATGATCCGGCTGTCGTGCAAGGTAAAAAACTGTTCAAAGACGTTGGCTGTCAAAGCTGTCATCAAGCTGAGTTCCGCACGGCAGAGCGAGAAGGTCTGCCAGCATTATCTAATCAGTTAATTAGCCCATACACCGATATGCTGCTGCATGATATGGGTGAAGGCCTAGCGGATAATCGCCCAGAGTATCTGGCTAACGGTCAAGAGTGGCGCACCACGCCATTGTGGGGGTTAGGTTATACCAAAGAAGTGAATGGTCATACGTTCCTGCTTCATGATGGTCGTGCAAGAAACGTTATGGAGGCGGTACTTTGGCATGGCGGTGAAGCAGAAATGGCAAAACAAAACGTACTGTCTTTGAATGCGATTGAGCGTGAAGCACTGCTGGCGTTTTTGAACTCGCTGTAG
- a CDS encoding imelysin family protein has product MTIKSLVTKAVTSSLIFASASSFAAVTQDQVVEHYADIAHAVFADSVITAKALNSSIDTFLASPSASNFEQVKQAWLESRVPYQQSEVFRFGNVVVDDWEGQLNAWPLDEGLIDYVSSDYQYELGNEGASANIVANKTFQIGQTTVDATNITPELIADLNEIGGSEANVASGYHAIEFLLWGQDLNGTNSGAGERAYTDFVVGAECTNGNCDRRGAYLKASAELLIQDLEWMEKQWAEGEKGNYRQELLSESSDNGLRKMLFGMGSLSLGELAGERMKVALEANSTEDEHDCFSDNTHNSHYYNEQGIYNVYTGLYKREDGTLLSGPSLFDLVEQKDEQAAKEIQKQFDLARAQVGQLVTSAEKNNQHFDQLIAADNAAGNALVNKTIVALVSQTAAIERAAGVIGIDSLNPDTADHEF; this is encoded by the coding sequence ATGACCATTAAATCTTTAGTGACAAAAGCAGTAACTTCGTCACTCATTTTTGCCTCTGCTTCTTCTTTTGCAGCAGTAACTCAAGATCAAGTTGTAGAACACTATGCAGATATTGCTCATGCCGTGTTTGCCGATTCAGTAATTACAGCAAAAGCGTTGAACTCTTCTATTGATACCTTTTTAGCTTCTCCTTCTGCTAGCAACTTCGAACAAGTAAAACAAGCTTGGCTTGAGTCTCGTGTTCCTTACCAACAGTCTGAAGTGTTCCGCTTTGGTAACGTTGTTGTTGATGATTGGGAAGGCCAACTAAACGCATGGCCACTAGATGAAGGTCTGATTGACTACGTTTCTTCTGATTACCAATATGAGCTTGGTAACGAAGGCGCTAGCGCAAACATCGTGGCTAATAAGACTTTCCAAATCGGTCAGACTACGGTTGATGCAACTAACATTACTCCAGAGCTAATCGCAGACTTGAACGAGATCGGCGGTTCTGAAGCGAACGTAGCGTCTGGCTACCACGCAATTGAATTCCTACTTTGGGGCCAAGATTTAAACGGTACAAACAGCGGCGCAGGTGAGCGTGCTTACACTGATTTCGTTGTTGGTGCTGAGTGTACTAACGGTAACTGTGACCGTCGTGGCGCATACCTAAAAGCATCTGCTGAGCTGCTTATACAAGACCTAGAGTGGATGGAAAAGCAGTGGGCTGAAGGTGAGAAAGGTAACTACCGTCAAGAACTGCTTTCTGAATCTAGCGACAACGGCTTACGTAAAATGCTATTTGGCATGGGTTCACTGTCTCTAGGTGAACTAGCGGGTGAGCGTATGAAGGTTGCACTAGAAGCAAACTCTACAGAAGACGAGCACGATTGTTTCTCTGATAACACGCACAACTCTCACTACTACAACGAGCAAGGCATCTACAACGTTTACACGGGTCTATATAAGCGTGAAGACGGCACTCTGCTTTCAGGTCCAAGCCTGTTTGACCTAGTAGAGCAAAAAGATGAGCAAGCTGCGAAAGAGATCCAAAAGCAGTTTGACCTAGCACGTGCACAAGTTGGTCAACTAGTAACGTCTGCTGAGAAAAACAACCAGCACTTCGATCAGCTAATTGCTGCTGACAACGCTGCGGGTAACGCACTAGTAAACAAAACGATTGTTGCGCTAGTGTCTCAAACAGCTGCAATTGAGCGTGCTGCGGGTGTGATTGGCATTGATAGCCTGAACCCAGACACAGCGGATCACGAGTTCTAA
- a CDS encoding GTP cyclohydrolase II, whose translation MAEVRARIDFKVGVTSSIDAELLSFHGLKTDKEHVAVIFKSADKTQDIPLVRMHSECLTGDVFHSSRCDCGEQLDETIRIMGETGGVILYLRQEGRGIGLYNKIDAYRLQSEGMNTYEANNHLGFGDDLRDFTEAAEMLRALGTTKIRLVTNNPKKINELKSFGIEIEEVVNTSAHIKSGNESYLKAKVSHGKHNLDI comes from the coding sequence ATGGCGGAAGTGCGTGCCAGAATAGATTTCAAAGTAGGGGTAACAAGCAGTATTGATGCTGAACTTCTGTCTTTTCATGGATTGAAAACAGACAAAGAGCATGTTGCTGTGATATTTAAATCAGCAGATAAGACACAAGACATACCTCTTGTTCGTATGCACTCTGAGTGCTTGACTGGTGATGTTTTCCATTCATCTCGCTGTGACTGTGGCGAGCAGCTAGACGAAACCATTAGAATTATGGGTGAGACGGGTGGAGTGATTCTTTACTTACGCCAAGAAGGTCGTGGTATTGGTTTATACAACAAAATCGATGCATACCGCCTGCAAAGCGAAGGTATGAACACTTACGAAGCCAATAACCACCTAGGCTTTGGTGATGACTTACGTGATTTTACTGAAGCAGCAGAAATGTTACGCGCTTTAGGTACCACAAAAATCCGTTTGGTGACCAACAACCCTAAGAAAATCAATGAACTTAAATCCTTTGGTATTGAGATTGAAGAAGTGGTGAATACCTCTGCTCATATCAAATCGGGTAATGAGAGCTACCTGAAGGCGAAAGTCTCACACGGTAAGCATAACCTGGATATCTGA
- the nrfF gene encoding heme lyase NrfEFG subunit NrfF — translation MMKSLIQTLVMLSTLMFVSFPTLAEDLFTASNKDTSIQVELFEFENPEQQQRAITLAKTLRCPQCQNQNLIESNSPIAKDLRLVVFKMVKAGQSNNEITQYMTERFGEFVLYKPAMSVSNLLLWLLPSLLLLLFIYLSVKSVRKSS, via the coding sequence ATGATGAAGTCTTTAATACAAACACTCGTTATGCTGTCTACGCTTATGTTTGTTAGTTTTCCGACTTTGGCGGAAGACCTGTTTACAGCCAGTAATAAAGACACGAGTATTCAAGTTGAACTATTCGAGTTTGAAAACCCTGAACAGCAGCAGCGCGCAATTACATTGGCTAAAACGCTACGTTGCCCGCAATGCCAGAACCAAAACCTGATTGAGTCGAACTCTCCGATAGCAAAAGACTTACGTCTCGTTGTATTCAAAATGGTGAAAGCAGGGCAGAGTAATAATGAAATCACTCAATATATGACAGAAAGGTTCGGCGAATTTGTGCTCTATAAACCTGCAATGAGTGTTTCAAACTTATTACTTTGGCTACTTCCAAGCCTATTACTTCTCTTATTTATATATTTATCAGTAAAAAGTGTTAGAAAGAGCTCATAA
- a CDS encoding DsbE family thiol:disulfide interchange protein — protein sequence MHTSVRNKLITLIVLALVMVLGFAFALNNKQQSTTVSEQKRAFPEFVSAALVNSEGISSKQEITLTDVTQHPYQLVNVWASWCGICKTEHAFLLKLNDKGIPIIGLNYRDNSAAAINVLLSDGNPYSTVISDPQGKLALELGVIGTPETYLVDADGQIIKKLLGVVNESVWQEELAMYFDGANG from the coding sequence ATGCATACCAGCGTTCGTAACAAGCTCATCACGTTAATTGTCTTGGCATTAGTGATGGTGTTGGGTTTTGCCTTTGCACTCAATAATAAGCAGCAATCTACGACTGTGTCGGAGCAGAAGAGGGCATTTCCTGAATTCGTGTCTGCTGCGTTAGTCAATAGCGAAGGCATCAGTAGCAAACAGGAAATTACGTTGACTGATGTCACTCAGCACCCTTATCAACTAGTGAATGTATGGGCGTCGTGGTGTGGTATCTGCAAAACCGAACATGCTTTTTTACTCAAACTTAATGATAAAGGTATTCCAATTATTGGGCTCAATTATCGAGATAACTCTGCGGCAGCAATCAATGTGTTATTGAGCGATGGCAATCCGTACTCTACTGTGATCAGTGATCCTCAAGGTAAGCTAGCGTTAGAGTTGGGCGTAATCGGCACCCCTGAAACGTATCTGGTCGACGCTGATGGCCAAATCATTAAGAAGTTACTGGGCGTGGTCAATGAATCTGTATGGCAAGAAGAACTTGCGATGTATTTTGATGGTGCGAATGGATGA